A DNA window from Candidatus Thermokryptus mobilis contains the following coding sequences:
- the rtcA gene encoding RNA 3'-terminal phosphate cyclase: protein MSVNVKGETGLILIDGAIGEGGGQVLRTSLALSILLLKPFEMINIRANRPNPGIQPQHLKAIESSAVISDAVVEGAYLKSNRIRFYPSRIKFGNFRFDIGTAGSTSLVLQTLYLPLSFSNGTSTLVIIGGTHVAWSPTFDYIKNCWIYFMERIGLKIKVEMKRAGFYPHGGGEIKAVISPTQGVKPIKLIERGKLSKIQIYSAHTNLTDEVAQRQAKAAEKVLKGYSEVEVIVDELKSHSKNTTIAITGIFENTVCCYTNLGERGKRAEIVAEEACEKFIRFISSGAVVDEHMADQILLPLSIADGVSEFTTPRITNHLLTNIETIKKFLEVDFEIEELGNSFKVKIKPGEFKHEG from the coding sequence ATGTCCGTCAATGTTAAAGGTGAAACAGGGTTAATTTTAATTGATGGTGCAATTGGTGAAGGTGGAGGGCAAGTTTTGAGAACTTCGCTTGCGCTTTCCATTTTGCTCTTGAAACCATTTGAGATGATAAACATCCGAGCCAATAGACCAAACCCCGGGATTCAACCGCAACATTTAAAGGCGATTGAGTCATCTGCTGTTATTTCTGACGCTGTCGTTGAAGGTGCTTACTTGAAGTCAAATCGCATCAGATTTTATCCATCGCGTATAAAGTTTGGAAATTTCAGATTTGATATCGGAACAGCTGGCTCAACATCTCTTGTTTTGCAAACGCTTTATCTTCCTTTGTCTTTTTCCAATGGAACTTCAACACTTGTGATAATTGGTGGAACGCATGTGGCTTGGAGTCCGACATTTGACTATATCAAAAATTGTTGGATCTATTTTATGGAAAGGATCGGATTGAAGATAAAAGTAGAGATGAAAAGAGCCGGCTTTTATCCACACGGTGGGGGTGAGATAAAAGCAGTGATAAGTCCAACACAGGGAGTAAAACCAATTAAACTCATTGAGCGAGGGAAACTTTCAAAGATTCAAATTTATTCGGCGCATACAAATCTAACGGATGAGGTTGCGCAAAGGCAGGCTAAAGCTGCTGAAAAAGTTTTAAAAGGATATAGTGAAGTTGAAGTCATAGTTGATGAACTCAAGTCACACTCAAAAAATACTACAATAGCGATAACGGGGATTTTTGAAAATACGGTTTGTTGTTATACGAACCTCGGTGAGAGAGGCAAAAGAGCTGAAATTGTTGCAGAGGAGGCGTGCGAAAAGTTTATTAGGTTTATCTCCTCTGGCGCCGTCGTTGATGAACATATGGCTGACCAGATTTTGCTTCCACTTTCAATTGCTGATGGTGTTTCAGAGTTCACGACACCAAGGATTACAAATCATCTTCTCACAAACATTGAGACGATAAAAAAGTTCCTTGAGGTTGATTTTGAAATAGAAGAACTTGGAAATTCGTTCAAAGTGAAAATAAAACCTGGTGAATTTAAGCATGAGGGTTAG
- the folP gene encoding dihydropteroate synthase: MRVRILDLKNEIEVAEEILRFGEIDRNFSSEVVLEKLLDVSFKIEGVSDEISSFVSSEVARRLNVDVFVSTARENGKRDLIASMKRENLRYFLNILSNFSDEGKELAGKLSRAIDGFSGDDLIYKFGDVEFDFSKRTYVMGILNVTPDSFSDGGRYFTLDLALEHALKMIEEGADIIDVGGESTRPGSDPVPIEEELRRVIPVIKELAKRTKVPISIDTYKSEVARQALDNGAMIVNDISGLRFDEKMVEVVAEYKASVVLMHIKGTPKTMQQNPEYKDVISEIYSYLSERVDLAVSVGIKQIIVDPGIGFGKRLSDNLEIIRRLREFKSLGYPILIGVSRKSFIGNVLNLPVDQRLEGTAGAVAISVWNGANIVRVHDVKEMVRVVRIVDAIKKTALKQEQ; encoded by the coding sequence ATGAGGGTTAGGATACTTGATTTGAAAAATGAGATTGAAGTCGCAGAGGAGATTTTAAGGTTCGGAGAAATTGATAGAAATTTTTCTTCGGAAGTTGTGCTTGAGAAGTTGTTGGATGTAAGTTTTAAAATTGAAGGCGTAAGCGATGAGATTTCAAGTTTTGTTTCAAGTGAAGTTGCAAGGCGTTTAAATGTGGATGTTTTTGTGTCAACGGCAAGGGAAAACGGAAAAAGGGATTTGATAGCGTCAATGAAGCGGGAAAATTTGAGATACTTTTTGAATATTTTGAGCAATTTTTCCGATGAAGGGAAAGAGCTTGCGGGGAAATTGTCCCGGGCGATTGATGGATTTTCCGGGGATGATTTGATTTATAAGTTCGGTGATGTTGAGTTTGATTTTTCAAAGAGGACTTATGTGATGGGGATTTTGAATGTGACGCCTGATTCATTTTCGGATGGCGGGAGGTATTTCACGCTTGATTTGGCGCTTGAACACGCTTTGAAGATGATTGAAGAGGGCGCAGATATAATTGATGTGGGTGGCGAATCAACTCGTCCGGGCTCAGACCCAGTTCCAATTGAAGAGGAATTAAGAAGGGTTATACCTGTTATAAAGGAACTTGCGAAGCGGACAAAAGTTCCGATTTCAATTGATACTTATAAGTCGGAAGTTGCAAGGCAAGCGCTTGACAATGGTGCTATGATTGTAAATGATATAAGTGGGTTAAGATTTGATGAGAAGATGGTTGAAGTTGTTGCGGAATATAAAGCGAGCGTTGTTTTGATGCATATAAAGGGGACGCCGAAGACAATGCAACAAAACCCCGAGTATAAAGATGTGATATCCGAGATTTATTCCTACCTTTCTGAAAGAGTTGATTTAGCCGTTAGCGTTGGGATAAAACAAATAATCGTTGACCCTGGGATTGGTTTTGGGAAGAGGTTGAGTGATAATCTTGAGATAATAAGACGTCTTCGTGAGTTTAAGTCGCTTGGCTATCCAATTTTGATAGGCGTATCAAGGAAGTCATTCATTGGCAATGTTTTAAATTTGCCCGTTGATCAACGACTTGAAGGGACAGCTGGGGCGGTTGCGATTTCTGTTTGGAATGGTGCGAATATAGTTAGAGTTCACGATGTCAAGGAGATGGTTCGTGTCGTTAGGATAGTTGATGCGATAAAGAAAACAGCATTAAAGCAAGAGCAATGA
- the cdaA gene encoding diadenylate cyclase CdaA gives MIELVKIGFLRLTLIDVIDIMIVGLLIRQLYIWMKGTIAAQIFIGLLFLVFLSFLSELINLKVLNWLLRFIGDVWVLAFIILFQPELRRLLMLVANNPLFRLIFKPSVTAVVDEIVEAVAEMSQKQIGALIVIPRQTGIKSIVETGVPIQAKVTKELLLTIFFPRSPLHDGAVVISGDRVEAAACTLPLSAQSKIGNFLLGTRHRAALGLSEISDAIVVIVSEETGTISLAEGGKLTRGLSPEGLKKKLLAELQATDKSPKEIFEEVSQGE, from the coding sequence ATGATTGAGCTTGTGAAAATAGGTTTTTTGCGTTTGACATTGATTGATGTCATTGACATTATGATTGTGGGACTTTTGATCCGTCAGCTTTATATTTGGATGAAGGGAACGATAGCAGCACAGATTTTCATAGGGCTTTTGTTTTTAGTGTTTCTTTCGTTTCTTTCCGAGTTAATAAATTTGAAGGTTTTGAATTGGCTTTTAAGGTTTATAGGTGATGTTTGGGTTCTTGCTTTTATAATTTTGTTTCAGCCCGAGTTAAGACGACTTTTGATGCTTGTTGCTAATAATCCATTGTTTCGCCTTATTTTTAAGCCGAGCGTTACAGCTGTGGTTGATGAAATAGTTGAAGCCGTTGCTGAGATGTCGCAAAAGCAAATCGGGGCTTTGATTGTGATACCGAGGCAAACTGGGATAAAGTCAATAGTTGAGACGGGGGTTCCGATTCAGGCGAAGGTGACAAAGGAACTTCTTTTAACGATTTTTTTCCCGAGGTCTCCTCTTCACGATGGCGCCGTTGTAATCTCAGGGGATAGGGTTGAAGCTGCAGCTTGTACATTGCCTTTGAGCGCACAATCAAAGATTGGTAATTTTTTGCTCGGGACAAGGCACAGAGCTGCACTTGGGCTCAGTGAGATTTCAGACGCAATTGTCGTTATAGTAAGTGAAGAAACAGGGACTATATCCCTTGCCGAGGGTGGCAAATTGACACGTGGTCTTTCACCTGAAGGTTTGAAGAAGAAGTTACTTGCGGAGTTACAAGCAACGGACAAATCGCCGAAAGAAATTTTTGAAGAGGTCTCACAAGGTGAATAA
- a CDS encoding glycosyltransferase family 2 protein: MNNICAIIPAYNSEKTIGTLLEKVLKFVNDVVVIDDGSVDRTVDIASEFGVYVIRHERNFGKGRALKTGFEFAKLKNYDAVLTLDSDLQHNPEEIPKFFKKYADGFDIVIGNRMKNLKGMPIERIFSNKTTSLLISLRTGVKVPDSQCGFRLIGIEVIKNVDAKSDGFAFESEFLIKALLCGFNVGFVDIETIYNGERSYIKHVRDTFKFVSIYLQSFFWENKRGKV, from the coding sequence GTGAATAATATCTGCGCCATAATACCAGCATATAATTCCGAAAAAACAATCGGAACATTGCTTGAGAAAGTTTTGAAATTTGTCAATGATGTCGTTGTGATTGATGATGGTTCCGTTGATAGAACTGTTGATATCGCTTCCGAATTCGGTGTTTATGTCATCAGGCACGAAAGAAACTTTGGGAAGGGAAGGGCATTGAAAACGGGGTTTGAATTTGCAAAGTTAAAAAATTATGATGCTGTGCTCACGCTTGATTCAGATTTGCAACACAATCCTGAGGAAATACCGAAGTTTTTTAAAAAGTACGCAGATGGGTTTGACATCGTCATCGGGAACAGGATGAAAAATTTGAAGGGGATGCCGATTGAGAGAATTTTTTCAAATAAGACGACATCGCTTTTGATTTCGCTTAGAACAGGAGTAAAAGTTCCTGATAGTCAGTGTGGTTTTAGGTTGATCGGGATTGAAGTTATAAAAAATGTTGATGCGAAAAGCGATGGGTTTGCTTTTGAGAGTGAATTCTTGATAAAGGCGTTGCTTTGTGGTTTCAATGTTGGTTTTGTTGATATTGAGACGATTTACAACGGGGAGAGAAGTTATATAAAACATGTGAGGGATACTTTCAAGTTCGTTTCAATTTATCTTCAAAGTTTTTTTTGGGAAAATAAACGAGGTAAAGTTTAG
- a CDS encoding protein-L-isoaspartate(D-aspartate) O-methyltransferase produces the protein MGKFEDERKAMVELLRKRGIKDENVLRAMEKIPRHLFVPEALINYAYEDSALPIGCSQTISQPYTVAFMTEALKVKPGDKILEVGTGSGYQAAILAEMGAQVFTIERFEELLKTALEKLSKLGYNVIGMVGDGSIGWSEFAPYDGIIVTAAAPRIPQSLVKQLKIGGRLVIPIGDLDIQELYIIKKVSETKLDIKKKFGFKFVPLIGKEGWGEDSFRNNGR, from the coding sequence TTGGGAAAGTTTGAAGATGAGCGTAAAGCAATGGTTGAGTTACTTAGGAAGCGTGGCATAAAGGATGAAAATGTTTTGAGGGCGATGGAAAAAATACCGAGGCATCTTTTTGTTCCTGAGGCGTTGATTAATTACGCTTATGAAGATTCGGCTTTGCCGATAGGGTGTTCGCAGACGATATCACAGCCGTATACGGTTGCTTTTATGACAGAAGCATTGAAAGTTAAGCCGGGTGATAAGATACTTGAGGTGGGAACAGGTTCAGGGTATCAAGCAGCGATACTTGCGGAGATGGGAGCTCAGGTTTTCACGATTGAGAGATTTGAGGAACTTTTAAAAACGGCACTTGAAAAGCTTTCAAAACTTGGGTATAATGTCATAGGAATGGTTGGGGATGGTTCAATTGGTTGGAGCGAGTTTGCCCCTTATGATGGTATAATTGTCACTGCTGCAGCTCCGAGGATACCCCAATCGCTTGTCAAACAACTTAAAATTGGTGGACGACTTGTAATACCCATTGGCGATCTTGATATTCAGGAGCTTTACATAATTAAAAAAGTAAGCGAGACCAAGCTTGATATAAAAAAGAAGTTCGGTTTCAAATTTGTCCCTCTTATCGGAAAGGAAGGTTGGGGAGAGGATAGTTTCAGGAACAACGGAAGGTGA
- the miaA gene encoding tRNA (adenosine(37)-N6)-dimethylallyltransferase MiaA has protein sequence MKKKVLAIVGPTASGKTKLSIIVAEKIGGEIISADSRQVYRYMDIGTAKPSKEERERVKHYFIDELNPDEEFNAGVFGERGREIIEDIFSRGKVPIIVGGSGLYVKSLIDGFFEGPAGDWELRETLYRKAKQLGKEAVYEELKRVDPASAEKIHPNNLKRVIRALEVYYLTGKPISQLQVEMKPEINFETVQVGLNWDRKKLYRRIEKRVDEMIERGLIDEVRKLRELGYDKNLNSLQTVGYKEVFDYLDGLISYDEMVYLIKRNSRRYAKRQLTWFRQDRRIIWVDVDDGTDFNELADKVIEIYSRGN, from the coding sequence ATGAAAAAAAAGGTCCTTGCTATTGTTGGTCCAACTGCATCGGGGAAGACAAAATTATCAATTATAGTTGCTGAGAAAATCGGTGGTGAAATAATTTCAGCTGATTCAAGGCAAGTTTACAGATATATGGACATTGGGACAGCAAAGCCATCAAAGGAAGAAAGAGAGAGGGTGAAACATTATTTTATTGACGAGCTGAATCCAGACGAGGAATTTAACGCAGGTGTTTTTGGAGAGAGGGGACGTGAGATAATTGAAGATATATTCTCAAGAGGTAAAGTTCCAATCATAGTTGGTGGTTCAGGTCTTTATGTTAAGTCGCTTATAGATGGTTTCTTTGAGGGTCCGGCTGGGGATTGGGAATTGAGGGAAACACTTTACAGAAAAGCTAAACAACTTGGTAAAGAAGCGGTTTACGAGGAGTTGAAAAGGGTTGACCCGGCATCGGCTGAAAAAATTCATCCGAACAATCTCAAAAGGGTTATAAGGGCGCTTGAGGTTTATTATTTGACTGGCAAGCCGATTTCACAACTTCAAGTTGAAATGAAACCAGAGATAAACTTTGAGACCGTTCAGGTTGGGCTTAATTGGGATAGGAAAAAACTTTATAGGAGAATTGAAAAAAGAGTTGATGAAATGATAGAACGGGGTTTGATTGATGAGGTTAGGAAATTGAGGGAGCTCGGTTATGATAAGAATCTTAACTCACTTCAAACGGTTGGGTATAAAGAGGTCTTTGATTATCTTGATGGGCTTATCTCTTATGATGAAATGGTTTACTTGATAAAGAGAAATTCAAGAAGGTATGCCAAAAGGCAGTTGACTTGGTTTAGGCAGGATAGGAGAATAATTTGGGTTGATGTTGATGATGGAACTGATTTTAACGAACTTGCTGATAAGGTGATAGAGATTTACAGTAGGGGGAATTAA
- a CDS encoding cupin domain-containing protein, translating to MLYIEREKWIGKGKEEIERDWAERGFTCDVWVDPPWQSWEDFVHDTDELVTPLNATLEIECEGEIAELKPGDEWFIPRGAVHSVRNKNNVVAYWLYGYNISKTKA from the coding sequence ATGCTTTACATTGAGCGTGAAAAATGGATTGGAAAAGGGAAAGAAGAAATTGAAAGGGATTGGGCGGAAAGGGGTTTCACCTGTGATGTTTGGGTTGATCCACCCTGGCAAAGTTGGGAGGATTTTGTCCATGATACGGATGAGCTCGTAACTCCTTTGAATGCGACGCTTGAAATTGAATGTGAAGGTGAGATTGCAGAACTTAAACCAGGGGATGAGTGGTTCATACCTCGTGGGGCGGTTCACTCCGTAAGAAATAAAAACAATGTGGTTGCATATTGGCTTTACGGCTACAATATATCAAAAACAAAAGCTTAA
- a CDS encoding aldo/keto reductase yields the protein MEYRQFGQTDIKIPVVTFGGWAIGGWFWGGTDEELAIKAIHRAIELGMNCIDTAPVYGFGLGEEIVGKAIKGKRNEVIIATKCGLRWDKEEGEFFFDTYFNGRRYYVYKNLRKDSIIEECERSLKRLGVDYIDIYQIHWPDRTTPVDESLEALVKLQEQGKIRFFGVSNFDVNLMKEVVKYARVESDQVKYNLLERSIENDLTSFCIENKISILAYSPLEQGLLTGKITMETEFKSGDLRKRQFWFQPENRRKVLEALEKIKPIAKEKGVTLAQLVINWTFSQPGITTAIVGARNPQQVEENAGAVEFKLTEEEIKKIKEAFTWEG from the coding sequence ATGGAATATAGGCAATTTGGTCAAACTGACATTAAAATCCCCGTTGTAACATTTGGCGGTTGGGCTATAGGAGGATGGTTTTGGGGAGGAACAGACGAAGAACTTGCAATTAAAGCAATTCACAGGGCGATTGAACTTGGGATGAATTGCATTGATACTGCACCAGTTTATGGGTTTGGGCTTGGTGAGGAAATCGTCGGTAAAGCAATTAAAGGGAAAAGAAATGAAGTTATAATTGCCACGAAATGCGGACTCCGATGGGATAAAGAAGAAGGTGAGTTTTTCTTTGATACATATTTCAACGGTAGAAGATATTATGTTTATAAAAATTTGAGGAAAGATTCAATAATTGAGGAGTGCGAAAGAAGTTTAAAACGGCTCGGGGTTGATTACATTGATATTTATCAGATTCATTGGCCTGATAGAACAACACCTGTTGATGAATCGCTTGAGGCGTTGGTGAAACTTCAGGAACAGGGCAAGATAAGGTTTTTTGGTGTTAGCAATTTTGATGTGAATTTAATGAAGGAAGTAGTTAAATATGCTCGGGTTGAAAGTGACCAAGTGAAATATAATTTGCTTGAGCGTTCAATTGAAAATGATTTAACATCGTTTTGCATTGAAAATAAAATCTCAATCCTTGCTTATAGCCCTCTTGAACAGGGACTTCTTACCGGTAAGATAACTATGGAGACGGAATTTAAGAGTGGCGATTTGAGGAAAAGACAATTTTGGTTTCAGCCTGAAAATAGGAGGAAAGTTCTTGAGGCGCTTGAGAAGATAAAGCCAATAGCAAAGGAGAAAGGAGTGACATTGGCTCAACTTGTGATCAATTGGACTTTTTCACAGCCAGGGATTACGACGGCTATAGTTGGCGCAAGAAATCCGCAGCAAGTTGAAGAAAATGCAGGCGCCGTTGAGTTCAAGCTGACGGAAGAGGAGATTAAAAAGATAAAGGAGGCATTTACATGGGAAGGATAA
- a CDS encoding M1 family metallopeptidase, translating to MGRITFLSILLISFSLAQRPEYFQQRVDYFIDVTLDVKSHLMSGKQTAVYYNNSPDTLYEIYYHLYLNAFKPSSSMQVRGDVIRNALGERIRRMKPDEYGWTKVRYLRADDEDIEFEIFDTILRAKLKKALLPGQSVKLEMEFESQIPKQTRRNGRDNREGIDYSMAQWYPKICEYDFEGWHADQYIEREFYGVWGNFDVKITLPSDYLVGATGVIQNPDEVMCGYELGAVDTVIFPQEWKRNLKPGLKTWHFKAENVHDFAWVADRDYIHEITWVSLDEDTVVVHLLYQPDVYNLWRETGKFTKEIIKLYSDWFFKYPYKSFTVAQAGDGGMEYPMLIMITGRRSRTSMIGILAHEIGHIWFYGLIGNNESKEAWIDEGGASFVTPRVFKEFLGKEWKDFSGIEAILRPESDIYGGYRSYVRFSHLGFEEPVLLHSDFFRESVTYTNAVYGKGASIFEMLEYVLGDSVFNQVMKEFFNRWAFKHPTTKDFERVAENVSGMELDWFFDQWLKTTRKCDYGIESFNGEWKFENGIRKYIARVRLRNYGEIVMPIDLYFYFKDGTYQKVIIPLDLQLKPKKEPGAIVLPPWFWVNPIYEFEIAFDKEVKMVEIDSDFKLRDINRLNNRVGLLNKVQLKFLEQTNLNPPIDKYWLTFRPSLWFSQVDGIRLGLIFNGAYLFNFYETKFGAWYNARTKNFDYFGDYKNNTLQVLGRLSEFEIEVFKLHGLRRIYFDIAKDVRKYLTIPPFYRFTFFFEHTSLVENKLPFLRINWETGNFNSVGLKVDAFHQLRRLNLYGVLNFKATTANSAKNFTNISLELKQSSAFKWGEFSTRLYLVRSYGQVPVQEKFYLVANPYETFFNQQFRMLYLVDRRFSEKANLFLKGGLNLRGYFDRDSITIIRGGSLNFDLTFLRFKNFAISWFGDVGVFEGSENANLYDSGFEVKLKPFMFIPPIVENLINGFNRLNLNVVFPLFLKEGVKFKWAVEIKVE from the coding sequence ATGGGAAGGATAACCTTTCTTTCTATTTTGTTGATAAGTTTCTCACTTGCTCAAAGACCTGAATATTTTCAACAGAGGGTTGATTATTTCATTGATGTAACGCTTGATGTTAAATCGCATTTGATGAGCGGGAAACAAACGGCAGTGTATTATAACAATTCTCCTGATACGCTTTATGAAATTTATTACCATCTTTATTTGAATGCTTTCAAACCTAGCAGCTCAATGCAAGTTCGGGGTGATGTTATAAGAAATGCTCTTGGTGAAAGGATAAGAAGGATGAAGCCAGATGAATATGGTTGGACGAAGGTGAGATATCTAAGGGCGGACGATGAGGACATTGAGTTTGAAATTTTTGATACGATTTTAAGGGCTAAACTTAAAAAAGCACTTTTGCCAGGTCAAAGTGTTAAACTTGAGATGGAATTTGAATCTCAAATTCCAAAACAAACAAGGAGAAATGGGCGGGACAATCGCGAGGGGATTGATTATAGCATGGCTCAATGGTATCCGAAGATATGTGAATATGATTTTGAGGGTTGGCACGCGGATCAATATATTGAACGCGAGTTTTACGGTGTTTGGGGAAATTTTGATGTTAAGATAACTTTGCCATCGGATTATCTAGTTGGGGCAACGGGCGTAATTCAAAATCCAGATGAAGTTATGTGCGGTTATGAGCTTGGCGCTGTTGATACAGTCATATTTCCACAGGAGTGGAAAAGGAATTTAAAACCAGGGTTGAAGACATGGCATTTTAAAGCTGAAAATGTCCACGATTTTGCCTGGGTCGCTGACCGGGATTATATTCACGAGATAACATGGGTTTCACTTGACGAGGATACGGTTGTGGTTCATTTGCTTTATCAGCCCGATGTTTATAATCTTTGGAGGGAAACGGGGAAATTCACGAAGGAGATAATAAAACTTTACAGTGATTGGTTTTTCAAGTATCCATACAAAAGTTTCACCGTAGCTCAAGCAGGTGATGGCGGGATGGAATATCCGATGTTGATAATGATAACGGGGAGAAGGTCAAGGACAAGCATGATCGGAATACTTGCACATGAGATTGGGCATATTTGGTTTTATGGCTTGATTGGAAATAATGAGTCAAAAGAAGCTTGGATTGATGAAGGTGGGGCAAGTTTTGTCACACCGCGCGTGTTCAAGGAATTTCTTGGCAAGGAATGGAAAGATTTCTCAGGGATTGAAGCGATTTTAAGACCTGAATCGGATATTTACGGTGGATATAGAAGCTATGTGCGTTTTTCACATCTTGGCTTTGAAGAGCCAGTTCTTTTACATTCAGATTTTTTCAGGGAGTCGGTGACTTATACAAACGCTGTTTATGGCAAGGGTGCTTCTATCTTTGAGATGCTTGAGTATGTCCTTGGAGATAGCGTTTTTAATCAGGTTATGAAGGAGTTCTTCAACAGGTGGGCTTTCAAGCATCCTACGACAAAAGATTTTGAAAGGGTTGCTGAAAATGTAAGTGGTATGGAACTTGATTGGTTCTTTGATCAATGGCTTAAAACGACAAGAAAATGCGATTATGGGATTGAAAGTTTTAATGGGGAATGGAAATTTGAAAATGGCATTAGGAAGTATATCGCAAGGGTGAGATTGCGAAATTACGGTGAGATAGTTATGCCAATAGATCTCTACTTTTATTTTAAAGACGGAACTTATCAAAAGGTTATTATACCGCTTGACCTTCAACTTAAACCCAAAAAGGAGCCAGGGGCTATAGTTCTTCCTCCTTGGTTTTGGGTAAATCCAATTTATGAATTTGAAATCGCATTTGATAAAGAAGTTAAAATGGTTGAGATTGACAGTGATTTTAAGTTAAGGGACATCAATAGATTGAACAACAGGGTTGGGCTTTTGAACAAAGTCCAGTTGAAGTTTCTTGAACAGACGAATTTGAATCCGCCGATTGATAAGTATTGGTTGACATTTAGACCTTCACTTTGGTTCTCTCAAGTTGATGGGATAAGGTTGGGATTGATTTTTAACGGTGCTTATCTTTTCAATTTTTATGAGACGAAGTTTGGGGCATGGTATAATGCGAGGACTAAAAACTTTGATTATTTTGGGGATTATAAAAACAATACGCTTCAAGTTTTGGGGAGATTAAGCGAGTTTGAAATTGAGGTCTTTAAGCTTCACGGGTTGAGGAGAATTTATTTTGATATCGCAAAAGATGTGAGAAAATATCTGACGATACCGCCATTTTATCGTTTTACTTTTTTCTTTGAGCATACATCTCTTGTTGAGAATAAGCTGCCGTTTTTGAGGATAAATTGGGAAACGGGAAACTTTAACTCCGTCGGTTTAAAAGTTGATGCATTTCATCAGTTACGTAGATTGAATTTATACGGCGTTTTGAATTTCAAGGCGACAACAGCAAACAGTGCGAAAAATTTTACTAACATATCACTTGAGTTGAAGCAATCAAGCGCTTTTAAATGGGGTGAATTTTCAACGCGACTTTATCTTGTAAGGTCATACGGTCAGGTGCCAGTTCAAGAAAAATTTTATCTTGTCGCAAATCCGTATGAAACTTTCTTTAATCAGCAATTTAGAATGTTATACCTAGTAGACAGAAGATTTTCCGAGAAGGCGAATTTATTCTTGAAGGGCGGTTTGAATTTGCGCGGATATTTTGATAGGGACAGCATAACGATAATAAGAGGTGGAAGTTTGAATTTTGATTTGACATTTTTAAGATTTAAAAACTTTGCGATCTCGTGGTTTGGAGATGTTGGGGTTTTTGAGGGAAGCGAGAACGCAAATTTGTATGATTCGGGCTTTGAGGTGAAACTTAAACCATTTATGTTTATCCCACCGATAGTTGAAAATTTGATAAATGGTTTCAATAGGTTAAATTTAAATGTTGTTTTTCCGCTCTTTCTTAAAGAAGGAGTCAAGTTTAAATGGGCTGTTGAAATAAAAGTTGAGTAA
- a CDS encoding DUF3108 domain-containing protein — translation MKFQFFLTVLLFLSIGVISSSKGGFKVEDEYLEYHAFWGFINLGSIKIWTETDGEYVKSRFQIDSNPWLFFISIHYGFESEFRIDSLLDAKFLIYEMKKGRKIVTVFERKGDKIVAAQKDLETGEVIEVTEKETRSFYNGITAFYLTRKLSGSNQKLTLSILIQLDVKDVEVNFHNENSDLKFSGSLIRTKKISGFIPFVAEDIAGVTGDFVAYYSDDSARIPIRAYFKTSLGNVKVELVKWSRSDWQPPQVADKK, via the coding sequence ATGAAATTTCAGTTTTTTTTGACCGTGCTTTTATTTTTGAGCATTGGTGTGATTTCTTCGTCAAAAGGTGGCTTCAAAGTTGAAGATGAATATCTTGAATATCACGCTTTCTGGGGGTTTATAAACCTTGGAAGCATAAAAATTTGGACGGAGACGGATGGCGAATATGTTAAGTCGCGTTTTCAAATTGATTCAAATCCATGGCTTTTTTTCATAAGCATTCATTATGGGTTTGAGAGTGAATTTAGGATTGATTCACTTCTTGATGCGAAGTTTTTGATTTATGAGATGAAAAAGGGCAGAAAAATTGTAACTGTATTTGAGCGCAAGGGAGATAAAATCGTCGCTGCTCAGAAGGATTTAGAAACAGGTGAGGTTATAGAAGTGACCGAAAAAGAGACGAGAAGTTTTTACAATGGTATCACCGCATTTTATCTGACTAGGAAACTTTCAGGGTCAAATCAAAAATTGACTTTGTCAATTTTGATTCAGCTTGATGTTAAGGATGTAGAGGTGAATTTTCATAATGAGAATTCAGATTTAAAATTTTCCGGTTCACTTATAAGGACTAAAAAGATTTCTGGTTTTATTCCATTTGTTGCAGAGGACATAGCGGGTGTGACGGGTGATTTTGTGGCTTATTATTCCGATGATTCAGCGCGGATTCCGATAAGGGCATATTTTAAGACATCCCTTGGGAATGTGAAAGTGGAGCTTGTCAAATGGTCAAGGAGCGATTGGCAACCCCCGCAGGTTGCAGATAAAAAATAA